GATCAGGGGACACACTACTCTCCGAAGCAGATCCATGTTAGCCGCCAAACCGCGCAACTGTGCGACGTGCCCCACCCGAATCGACAGCGTCTTTTGCAGTCTGCCGCAAGAACATTTGGAAACGCTCAACCGGCACAAGACGACGAACCGGTATCGCCGGGGACAAACTCTCTTTTACGAGGGAAATCCCGCCACGGGCCTCTTCTGCGTGGGCAATGGAAAGATCAAGCTCTTTAAGAACGGCAGCGACGGCAAAGAGGTCATTCTCCGAATCGCCAAGGGCGGGGATATTTTGGGCTATTGGAGCGTTCTGACCGACCGCGAGTACGCCGCCTCGGCCGAAGTAATCGAGGACGCCGAAATCTGTTTCGTCGATAAGAGTTTTATCAATCACCTCGTCCATGACGACCCGGCGCTCGCGCTGAACGTGATTCGCCGCCTCGGAGACGAATTAGCCGTGGCCGAAGAGCGACTCTCGGATATTCTCAACAAAGACGTTCGCCAGCGCTTTATCCGGCTCCTTCTGACGCTTCAAAAAACACACGGCAAAAAAGAATCGAACGGAATGTTTTTGGACGTGCGTCTCACGAGAAACGAGCTGGGGGCGATGGTAGGGGCGACACCGGAGACCATCATTCGGTTGTTATCCGCGCTTCATGATGAAGGTCATGTCCATCTCGACGGGAAGAAAATCTTTATCAAAGACGGCAACGCCCTTCTTCACGAAATCGAGACTGATTCGTAAGCATCCGATGGGCGCCGCGGCGTTGAGACGTGGCCACCCCACCACATCAAGAAAATATCTCCAGAACTCATCATAAGTAGTTGAACATTCTAGTATTTTCAGAAGGGCCGATGGCGCACGCGTTGCATTGCAACGCGTCATGCAACGCCTTTGGGGAGTCATGGCAATCGGACTTCTCGCTTCACTCGCCGGCAGATCGACATTGGCCAGGGATATGGTTCGCCCTGAACTCGCCGCCACGTTGGGCCAGTGCGCAAAACACTTCAATACGATACGGGCGGAGCTGGAAGTCGACTTTAGAAAACGGAGCGGTAATTTTCATTCGATCGCGGAAAAGCTGAAAATCCAACCCCTCTCCCTGGTTTGCGCCATCATCGATCAGGAGTCGGACGGCCGGAACCTGGCGATCAGACCGGAACCCAGACTTTGCAGCCGCGTGTTTGAGCCACACCACGAGAGGTACAGGGGTTATCGTGAGCTTTACAGGTGGTTCTATCGCGACTATGGAAACTCAGATCCCGACACCGCAAAAGAAAGATTCTGCGCGAGCTACGGTCTCATGCAGCTGAATTACGTCAGCATGTTGGACGAAGGTTTTAGGGGTCCACCCGAGCAGCTTCTCGAACCAAAAATCAACATTCACTATGGGATTCTTCACCTGCAGACGGTTTATGAAAGAGTAATACGCAGGAGAGCCAAAGAACTCTTTGGGAAGAAACGTTTTGCACCCGAGGAACTCCTCACGGCCGAGGAAAGCCTTACGCTGGACGAACGCCTCAGACTGATGCTCCGTCTCTGGAACGGCCCGGCCGAAGCCGAAATCACCGAAGACTTTGCCAAGGACGTGGAGGACCTTTACGACCACTATGAGGCAAGACTGTCTTTCCTAAATCCTGGCCTTAAGTCGAGATAATCTGCCATCGACGGGATCCAAGCGCATCTCCTCAGAGAAACGTTCTCAAGCGGTAGAACAGCCGGGCTCCAATACGAGTCCACCAGGGAAGGCGGAGGAAGTACTCTTCCGTAAGGCGCGTCCCCAACGTCACGTCGCGCTCCAGAATCGACCCGAGCTGCTCTCCCGCGCCGTGATCGAGGGCGTTGACGACGACCTCCAGATTGTTGAACAAACTTAAATGGTCGAAATTGTAGGTGCCGATACAAAGCCACGTCCGGTCGATCGACACGGCTTTCGCATGCACAATGCCGGGCCAAATGTACACGGCCACTTCCCGCCGGATCAGCTTTCTTTGCGCCACCATGGATGCAAGATCAACGATCGGAACGTCACTGGCTCGCGGCACAATCACACGTACGCGAACTCCTCTTCGAACGGCATCCCGAAGCGCCCGGATTAAACCGGGGTCGGGCAAGAAATACGGATTCACGATATCGATCGATTCTTCGGCCTGTCGAATGGCATAGAGAATTCGGCGGCGGATTCGCCACCGGTCCCTAAACCTTCCGTTGCCGACGATTTCG
This Bdellovibrionota bacterium DNA region includes the following protein-coding sequences:
- a CDS encoding transglycosylase SLT domain-containing protein: MQRLWGVMAIGLLASLAGRSTLARDMVRPELAATLGQCAKHFNTIRAELEVDFRKRSGNFHSIAEKLKIQPLSLVCAIIDQESDGRNLAIRPEPRLCSRVFEPHHERYRGYRELYRWFYRDYGNSDPDTAKERFCASYGLMQLNYVSMLDEGFRGPPEQLLEPKINIHYGILHLQTVYERVIRRRAKELFGKKRFAPEELLTAEESLTLDERLRLMLRLWNGPAEAEITEDFAKDVEDLYDHYEARLSFLNPGLKSR
- a CDS encoding Crp/Fnr family transcriptional regulator, with the protein product MLAAKPRNCATCPTRIDSVFCSLPQEHLETLNRHKTTNRYRRGQTLFYEGNPATGLFCVGNGKIKLFKNGSDGKEVILRIAKGGDILGYWSVLTDREYAASAEVIEDAEICFVDKSFINHLVHDDPALALNVIRRLGDELAVAEERLSDILNKDVRQRFIRLLLTLQKTHGKKESNGMFLDVRLTRNELGAMVGATPETIIRLLSALHDEGHVHLDGKKIFIKDGNALLHEIETDS